DNA sequence from the Armigeres subalbatus isolate Guangzhou_Male chromosome 1, GZ_Asu_2, whole genome shotgun sequence genome:
CTTATCGACGGGGCGCAACCAACACTCTCCCCCGGAATGCGCGAAGGCTTCAGTTGAAGCGTATTCGTCTCAACGCCTACGTCGAGTACAGCTAAGGACACTGCTGGTCGCTCGTAAACACCTCCAGATGCGGTCTGCACGGTTGCCCATCTTACTTGACCATCCCTAGCTGGACATGTGGCTATCACTCGGCCTTTCCACCAAATATTTCGGGGTAGCTTCGAATCCACGATGATGACCAAATCTCCAACTGTTATCGGCTTCACCGCGTCGAACCATTTAGTTCTACGAGTAATCGTAGGTAAATAGCCCCGAACCCATAGCTTCCAGAAGGCGTCCGCCATCATCTGCGACTGCTTCCAACTGTTCTTAAGCAATGATTCACTGTCGTCCAGAGGGACCCACGATCTCAGGTCGTTGACTGACTCCACCAGAAAATGATTGGGAGTCAACACCAGGGAATCGTTGCCATCAACGGAGCCATAGTTTGAGGACAAgagttgataatgctctcgATCTCTATCAACGTATACTCCAGTGTTGCATAGGTCGGAAGCCTGCTTGGCTGCAATCCTTCCAGGTTCTGTTGGACACTCCGGATCAAATGCTCCTACGGACCACCCATGTGAGGCGTGACAGGCGGGTTGAAGGACCACTCAGTGCGGCTCTATGTAAATTCTTTCATAAGTTTGGTTCAGTTTTGTTAAACTTTGCAACTCCTTGCTCGCAGCTCGTGAATTGGTTCCACGGTCGCTATCGATCACTGCAGGAACACCTCTTCTGGCCATGATGTTTTGGATGGCCATTACGCAGGAATCTATGGTCAGTGTATGAGTAATCTGCAACTGGATGACGCGAGTGGTTAAGCATGTGATGAGAACCCCCACCGTTTCTCAGTGCGTCTTCCAACCGACACCAACATCGGACCGAAGTAGTCCACTCCATGTGGGTGAAAGGGCGAGTAAAGGCTGATAGGCGGGCTGGAGGAAGGTCACCCATTGCGGGAGGCTGTGGTTTGGCATACATTATTTTGCATTTTGACAGTCTTTCCGGATCTTGTTGTACGCTGCTTTCAAACGAGGAATACGGTAGCGTTGTAGTATCTCGTTCACAACTGTTTCGTGATTCTGGTGATTGAACCGCTCGTGAACGTCAGAAATGATGAGGCGCGTTACAGGATGATCACGGGGTAGAATTACTGGTTCGGCTGCGTTGCGATCGATGAATACACATGCTTTTGTTCGACCGTTTACACGAAGCACGTCGTTTTCGTCCAGAAAAGCACACCAATCATATAGCAAGCTAAATCTGGAAATCGTTTTAACTGGGTTCGCCAACGAACGGTTCTTTAAGAGGATAGCTATCTCGTCTGTGAAAGCAGCGAACTGAGCACGGCGGAACAGATGATTTTCTGCGTCGACGTAATCCTTTCTTGTTAGTGGTCCAGACGCTTGCGGTTTTCCATGACAGTTGCGCTTCAGATTGTTCATGTATCGCAGAACGTACGCGGTCACACGTTGCAGGTCAGTCCATTTTGAGAAGTCGTGTGAATCAATTACCGGATCAATAGGTTTTGTGTGGAGGAGTAGATGTGGTCGAAGCTCTATCTCGGTAGTTTCTTTAGGAAACGGATTCACGGGCCAGTTTTCTTCGTCGAGGACAAGGAACTTTGGCCCACGAAACCAGCGGCTGTCACTGGCTAAGTTCGGGGCTCGTTTCCACTTCGTTCCTTCGTCAGCGACATTATGTTTCGTCGGTACCCATCGCCACTCAAAAACATCCGTCGTCTCAAGGATTTCGCTGACACGGAATGCGACAAATTGGTTGTATCGTCTATGATCGGAGTGGAGCCAACAGAGTACATCTTTGGAATCCGTCCAAAACATCCGCTGACTGACGTGGATTGAAAGTGATTTTGATATTGTATCAGCTAATCGCACGCCGATTACTGCAGCTTGAAGCTCGGACCGCGGAATTGACAAGAACTTAAGCGGCGCAACTCTTGTTTTCGCGCTAACCAATGCGCATTCAACAGTATCAGCGTTCTCGAACCGTAGATACACTGCTGCAGCAAAGCCATTTTCGCTTGCATCGACGAAAGTATGCATTTGTACTACGGTAGCTATTCCACTGGGTGTTAGAGTTCGATAGCAGCGTGGGATTTCAATTGTTGCTATCTGCGGGAAGATCGCAAGCCATGCCAACCATTTCTCATACTGCGGATCTTCAATCGGGTCATTCCAGCCTACTGATGCTTGCCAGACCTCCTGGAGCAGAACTTTCAAAAACATCATAAAGCGGGCGATGAGTGCCAATGAGTCGTACACCATCATTAGCGTACGTAGAACTTCTCTTTTTGTTGGACGACGGTTCCCTGGGATGAGTTCTTCTTCATATCGTTGTCTTTCATCGTATCCCACCACATGCCTAGCACCTTTTCAGAGATACTTTTCTCGCCGATGTCGAGATTTTTCTCCTTCGTCGTATCCTCATTAACCGCTTCCAAAACGTTGCAAGAGTTCGATATCCAGTTCCGCATTTCGAAACCGGTCGATGCGTGGATCTTTTTCACGTCCTTTACAAGCTAAATTGCTTCCTCCTCGGATTCTACGCTCACGAGCATATCGTCCACGTAGTGTCGTTTGACGATAGCGTTCACAGCTTCCGGGTAATCTCGGTCGAACCGTTTAGCATTAGAATCCTTCACGTATTGTGCTATGCTAGGCGAGCAAGAAGCACCAAAGGCCATCACTTGAACTACGTAGATACTCGGCTCCGTCGCTTGGTTGTCGTCAATCCAGAAGAAGCGCTGGCAGTGTTGGTCGGTTTCGCGGAGATCACCACACACTGCTACGCGAAACTCTCGGAACTGTAGCAGCACGGATATAATAGATACCAGCTGGTCAAGTTCTTTCTGCAAAAAGGTATTGAGTGACACTCCGTGGGCAGTGGCTACGGCATCCAACACGAGTCTCATCTTGCCCGGTTTGTTTGGGTTGACCACCGGAAAAATAGGAAGATACCACACGCGGGAACGTAGATTTTGTTGCTCTTCCACTGTAGCCCTTGCTTCCTTATGTAGCCCTTGCTAATGTGATCGGTGATTTTCGCATTTAATGCTTCGGATAACACGGGGTTTTTGTTCAAGCAATTTTCAAACACTTCCACCGCTTCAGTGCCATTGCTTTGCTATCCGAGAGTCGGGCATCCTCGTACTTCCAAAGTAGGCCTGATTCGTATCGGCCATCTAACTATGCGTCGAGTAAATGCTTCTAAGAGCATTTGTGCTCGTTGATCCTGCTGCGAAACCAACGCCTTGCCCGATTTTACGACACCGAGGCTATCGAGCGAGAAGT
Encoded proteins:
- the LOC134206341 gene encoding uncharacterized protein LOC134206341, producing MVYDSLALIARFMMFLKVLLQEVWQASVGWNDPIEDPQYEKWLAWLAIFPQIATIEIPRCYRTLTPSGIATVVQMHTFVDASENGFAAAVYLRFENADTVECALVSAKTRVAPLKFLSIPRSELQAAVIGVRLADTISKSLSIHVSQRMFWTDSKDVLCWLHSDHRRYNQFVAFRVSEILETTDVFEWRWVPTKHNVADEGTKWKRAPNLASDSRWFRGPKFLVLDEENWPVNPFPKETTEIELRPHLLLHTKPIDPVIDSHDFSKWTDLQRVTAYVLRYMNNLKRNCHGKPQASGPLTRKDYVDAENHLFRRAQFAAFTDEIAILLKNRSLANPVKTISRFSLLYDWCAFLDENDVLRVNGRTKACVFIDRNAAEPVILPRDHPVTRLIISDVHERFNHQNHETVVNEILQRYRIPRLKAAYNKIRKDCQNAK